From Paenibacillus polymyxa, the proteins below share one genomic window:
- a CDS encoding NAD(P)-dependent oxidoreductase — MKVIIFGATGTIGKALVKEAIKRKYEVTAAVRDPQRVTEQSEYLTVVQADILNPNSVTEVAKGHDAIISAYGPKFGAEEELLEATRSLLEGTRRSGAERILVVGGAGSLKTESGERLMDTAEFPEEVKPLAAAHADALELYRAADVDWTYCSPAGIIEPGKRTGQFRIGLDHLVVDELGHSRISVEDYAVALIDELVEGEFVNSRFTVGY; from the coding sequence ATGAAAGTAATTATTTTTGGAGCGACAGGAACAATTGGCAAAGCGTTAGTAAAGGAAGCGATCAAGCGTAAGTATGAGGTGACGGCGGCAGTGCGCGATCCGCAACGAGTGACGGAGCAAAGTGAATATTTGACGGTGGTTCAGGCGGATATTCTAAACCCGAATTCCGTTACAGAGGTAGCCAAAGGGCACGATGCTATCATTAGCGCCTATGGTCCCAAGTTTGGAGCTGAGGAGGAACTGCTCGAAGCAACTCGTTCTTTACTGGAAGGAACACGGCGTTCCGGCGCGGAGCGCATACTTGTCGTTGGCGGAGCGGGCAGTCTGAAAACAGAATCCGGTGAGCGTCTCATGGATACCGCTGAGTTTCCGGAGGAAGTGAAGCCGCTGGCGGCTGCGCACGCTGATGCCCTGGAGCTGTACCGTGCTGCGGATGTAGACTGGACCTATTGCAGTCCTGCCGGAATTATTGAACCAGGTAAACGTACAGGACAGTTCCGTATTGGCTTGGATCATTTGGTGGTTGATGAATTAGGTCATAGTCGCATCTCTGTCGAGGATTATGCGGTAGCCCTGATTGATGAGTTAGTAGAAGGGGAATTTGTCAATTCCCGCTTTACAGTCGGATATTAA
- a CDS encoding GNAT family N-acetyltransferase, with protein MNKKIEFATEHHETSNQPYELLRVDYAIPAVEEYRALRKEAGLSQITEEAAAKGLPNSLFAVTLRLGQELIGMGRVSGDGGVFFLVTDIAVKPSHQGKGYGRKLMEEIMEYLRREVPAGSFATLIADKPADRLYAQFGFQLVSPGSEGMYWRQPGDCKLKSCTSLSWL; from the coding sequence ATGAATAAAAAAATTGAATTTGCAACAGAACATCATGAGACATCGAATCAACCGTACGAGCTGCTTCGCGTAGATTACGCCATTCCAGCCGTCGAGGAATATCGGGCTTTACGCAAGGAGGCTGGTTTATCGCAAATTACGGAAGAAGCGGCAGCTAAGGGCCTGCCGAACAGCCTATTTGCTGTAACGCTACGTCTTGGACAGGAATTGATCGGGATGGGCCGGGTGAGCGGTGATGGCGGTGTGTTTTTTCTGGTTACGGATATTGCAGTCAAGCCTTCCCATCAGGGGAAGGGCTATGGGCGTAAGCTTATGGAAGAGATTATGGAGTATTTGAGACGGGAGGTTCCGGCGGGCAGCTTTGCAACGCTGATTGCGGATAAGCCAGCCGACCGGTTATATGCGCAGTTCGGCTTCCAACTGGTCAGTCCGGGGTCAGAAGGGATGTACTGGCGCCAGCCGGGGGACTGTAAGCTGAAATCCTGTACGAGTTTGAGCTGGTTATAA
- a CDS encoding ArsR/SmtB family transcription factor, producing MQLDISEKSLPVYEALASEVRLNMIVLLAEKPMNIRELAEALGLSSAIMTMHVKKLERASIISTKMLPGRGGVQKVCSLATDKIEIAMPRYQQDVRQFHQTEISVGHFTDFEIQSTCGLATVEKIIGEFDEPRSFLDPERFNSKILWFSQGYMDYKVPNFLLSSQKAEELEISMELSSEAPFTNDNWPSDITFFLNDVNLGTWTSPGDFGDNRGKYTPSWWPDFINQYGLLKRLRVTSEGTFMDGKQISDVTLSDVLIDQKQWKFRIAILDDAQHIGGVTLFGTGFGNYNQDILFRLYYKPAENHTKTATVEAGESSK from the coding sequence ATGCAACTGGACATTTCTGAAAAATCACTTCCCGTTTATGAAGCGCTGGCCAGTGAGGTTCGGCTGAATATGATTGTTCTGCTTGCGGAGAAACCGATGAATATACGTGAGCTAGCGGAAGCGCTGGGACTCAGTAGTGCGATTATGACAATGCATGTCAAGAAACTGGAAAGAGCATCCATTATTTCGACTAAAATGCTGCCCGGACGAGGCGGGGTTCAGAAAGTATGCTCATTGGCTACGGACAAAATTGAAATCGCCATGCCACGCTATCAGCAGGATGTACGGCAATTTCATCAGACGGAGATTTCCGTCGGACACTTTACAGATTTTGAGATTCAGTCCACCTGCGGTCTAGCCACCGTCGAAAAGATTATCGGAGAATTTGATGAGCCTCGTTCGTTCTTGGACCCTGAGCGCTTCAATTCCAAAATTCTGTGGTTTAGCCAAGGGTATATGGATTATAAAGTGCCGAATTTCCTATTGTCCAGTCAAAAAGCTGAGGAACTGGAAATTTCAATGGAATTATCATCAGAAGCCCCATTTACCAATGATAATTGGCCTTCAGACATCACGTTTTTCCTAAATGATGTGAATTTAGGCACTTGGACCAGTCCAGGGGATTTTGGGGATAATCGTGGTAAATATACACCTTCATGGTGGCCTGATTTTATCAATCAGTATGGCCTACTTAAGAGACTTCGCGTTACGTCTGAAGGCACCTTTATGGATGGCAAGCAGATATCCGATGTGACTCTAAGCGACGTGCTGATTGACCAGAAGCAATGGAAATTCCGTATCGCTATTTTGGATGATGCTCAGCATATTGGAGGGGTAACCCTGTTCGGTACTGGATTCGGTAACTATAACCAGGATATCCTGTTCCGTTTGTACTACAAACCTGCGGAAAACCATACCAAAACAGCAACGGTAGAAGCTGGCGAGAGCAGCAAGTAA
- a CDS encoding lactonase family protein, translating into MEELNEQLFYIGTYASREERGIYIGSLHTDNGDLRMVGGVEGIERPSFLALHPNGAKLYAASETDQGELYTYQVNTQTGELHPLDRKGTEGAHTCYVSVTTDGRYVLASNYSGGNAVVFPATEAGGLGDMSGQVQHTGSGIRQDRQDAPHPHSIIPDPSGQYAMVCDLGLDQIIGYRLTEDGKLVTHRETDLPPGSGPRHLVFHPSGRYAFVANELNNTVAVFGYNERNGKLTLLQSLSTLPEGIIDVENTAADIRITPCGRFLYVSNRGHDSIVLYHVDVDNGKLKTIEWVESFGSTPRNFNILSGYLLVANQEGNNIVSFTIHEDDGRLTRTGYVLEVPSPVCIEPVR; encoded by the coding sequence ATGGAAGAGCTGAATGAGCAGTTGTTTTATATAGGAACTTATGCGTCTCGTGAGGAAAGAGGAATTTATATAGGCTCTTTGCATACGGACAATGGTGATTTGCGTATGGTTGGAGGTGTGGAAGGAATCGAGAGACCTTCTTTTCTGGCACTGCATCCGAATGGGGCGAAGTTGTATGCTGCCAGTGAAACAGACCAAGGCGAACTGTACACATATCAGGTGAACACCCAGACGGGGGAATTGCATCCTTTGGATCGAAAAGGAACGGAGGGAGCACATACTTGCTATGTATCCGTAACAACAGATGGACGATATGTGCTGGCTTCTAACTATTCTGGGGGCAATGCCGTTGTATTCCCTGCAACAGAAGCTGGAGGGTTGGGAGACATGTCGGGGCAGGTTCAGCATACGGGGTCAGGGATTCGCCAGGACCGCCAGGATGCGCCACATCCACACTCGATTATTCCTGATCCTTCAGGACAGTATGCTATGGTATGTGATCTGGGGCTGGATCAGATTATAGGTTATCGTTTGACAGAGGATGGGAAATTGGTAACCCACCGTGAGACAGATTTGCCACCTGGTTCCGGCCCACGTCATCTGGTTTTTCATCCCTCGGGTCGATATGCCTTTGTCGCCAATGAATTGAATAATACCGTCGCTGTGTTTGGTTATAACGAACGTAATGGTAAGCTTACCTTGCTGCAAAGTCTGTCCACACTGCCAGAAGGCATTATCGATGTAGAAAATACAGCAGCGGATATTCGGATTACACCCTGTGGACGTTTTCTGTATGTATCCAATCGAGGACATGACAGCATCGTACTCTACCATGTCGATGTAGACAATGGTAAGCTGAAGACGATTGAATGGGTCGAGAGTTTCGGCAGTACGCCGCGTAACTTCAACATCTTGTCTGGTTATTTGCTAGTGGCGAATCAGGAGGGAAACAACATTGTATCCTTTACTATCCATGAGGATGATGGACGGCTGACCCGAACGGGATATGTATTGGAGGTTCCTTCACCGGTATGTATTGAACCTGTACGTTAA
- a CDS encoding MFS transporter: MSDSQQLKMGPLVILMINMFIAMLGIGLIIPILPKFMGSLGGSGETGGYLVAVFGLTQFMFSPLAGEWSDKYGRKKMIIIGLVIMTVSSVLFAIGNSLTMLYISRLLGGAGAAFMIPPMMAYIADITTVHNRGRGMGLLGAAMSLGFVIGPGVGGLLADISLRTPLYVSAAVSGLAALISLILLPETLSLEKQLKFRNVKVKRDNVIKQFALSFRKPYFMLLIMIFTLTFGLTHFETMFPFFVTGKFHYNERDIAIIITVGALVGTVIQAAVISPMLNRFGEKGVIIGSFLFSAISLVLMLLSGNFYYVLGVSLIFFTATSLLRPAINTALSKMAGDEQGVAAGMNNAYMSIGNILGPALAGTLFEVHINLPYIFGAVILMLSLGLAVKWKSRDTQSTAV; this comes from the coding sequence ATGTCGGATTCACAACAGTTGAAAATGGGGCCGCTCGTCATTTTGATGATTAATATGTTTATTGCCATGCTGGGGATTGGACTCATTATTCCGATCCTCCCCAAGTTCATGGGTTCCTTGGGAGGCAGTGGTGAAACGGGAGGCTATCTGGTTGCCGTGTTTGGCTTGACCCAGTTTATGTTTTCGCCGTTAGCTGGGGAATGGTCCGATAAATACGGACGTAAAAAAATGATTATTATCGGTTTGGTCATCATGACGGTATCTTCTGTATTGTTTGCGATTGGCAACTCGTTGACGATGCTGTATATTTCCCGTTTGCTCGGAGGCGCAGGAGCGGCATTTATGATTCCTCCAATGATGGCTTATATTGCCGACATCACAACCGTCCATAACCGAGGCAGAGGAATGGGGCTGTTGGGGGCCGCTATGTCGCTTGGTTTTGTGATCGGTCCTGGTGTAGGCGGTTTGCTGGCAGATATCTCGCTTCGTACACCCTTATACGTTTCGGCGGCGGTATCCGGTTTAGCGGCACTGATTTCATTGATTTTACTGCCCGAAACCCTGTCGTTGGAGAAGCAGTTGAAGTTTCGAAATGTTAAGGTGAAACGGGACAATGTGATTAAACAGTTTGCGCTGTCTTTCCGCAAGCCGTACTTTATGTTGCTGATTATGATATTCACGTTAACTTTTGGCCTGACGCATTTTGAAACGATGTTTCCGTTCTTTGTAACAGGCAAGTTTCATTACAATGAACGTGATATTGCTATCATTATTACGGTAGGTGCATTGGTCGGGACCGTGATTCAAGCTGCGGTCATTAGTCCGATGTTGAACCGTTTTGGTGAAAAAGGTGTGATTATCGGTTCTTTTCTGTTTTCCGCGATTTCCCTTGTGCTTATGCTGCTCTCAGGGAACTTTTATTATGTACTCGGAGTATCACTTATCTTCTTTACCGCTACATCGTTGCTGCGACCAGCCATTAATACGGCCTTATCCAAAATGGCAGGAGATGAGCAGGGAGTTGCAGCCGGGATGAACAATGCTTATATGAGTATTGGTAATATTCTGGGACCTGCGCTTGCGGGTACATTGTTTGAGGTGCATATCAATTTGCCGTACATTTTTGGGGCGGTCATTCTCATGCTTAGTTTGGGGCTGGCTGTAAAATGGAAAAGTAGAGATACGCAATCCACAGCGGTTTAA
- a CDS encoding GyrI-like domain-containing protein, producing the protein MSSNLDVVIQRISAFKVAALTAQAPFAELGDEVRRQWQQVQQNVPENHSGRLDADMGYVLTPQWTVVEENGSTAVKVGVKVSSWNEVPDSLERIEVPEGEYAVTRFQGDRERLNTIYDDLFAWLDRNGYERNTTEGVYWIESNRLKPVNPFDIPSAEIQKFDYDIAIAIVQK; encoded by the coding sequence ATGAGTTCAAATCTCGATGTAGTTATTCAGCGGATATCGGCTTTCAAGGTAGCAGCGCTGACTGCGCAAGCCCCTTTTGCCGAATTGGGTGATGAGGTACGCAGACAGTGGCAACAAGTGCAACAGAACGTCCCAGAGAACCACTCAGGTCGTCTGGACGCGGATATGGGCTATGTGTTAACTCCCCAATGGACAGTTGTTGAGGAGAACGGAAGTACGGCGGTCAAGGTGGGCGTTAAAGTGTCCTCGTGGAATGAAGTACCGGATAGTCTTGAACGCATCGAGGTGCCTGAAGGAGAGTATGCGGTGACCCGTTTTCAGGGAGATCGGGAACGATTAAATACGATCTATGATGACCTATTTGCTTGGTTGGATCGTAATGGCTATGAGCGTAATACGACAGAGGGGGTATATTGGATCGAGTCGAATCGGCTGAAGCCGGTGAACCCTTTTGATATTCCATCCGCAGAAATTCAGAAATTTGATTATGATATTGCGATCGCTATTGTACAAAAATAA
- a CDS encoding AAA family ATPase, whose translation MSIWDRNLFIRRLELLWPPDADRSQYPFNLKALQQWNELKFHPSVTYIVGENGVGKSTLMEAIAVAWGFNPEGGTKNFNFSTQATHSSLHEHIRLVRGVEKPRDGFFFRAESYYNVATHIDELDREGGGRPIRDSYGGKSLHEQSHGESFFAAFVHRFGGQGLYILDEPEAALSPLRQMAMLARIHELVQQGSQFIISTHSPILMSYPDSVLYHLTHEGIDTRTLEETDHYIITKQFLNNKERLLQELFEDSP comes from the coding sequence ATGAGTATATGGGATCGCAATCTTTTTATACGTCGATTGGAGCTATTGTGGCCTCCAGATGCTGACAGGAGCCAATACCCTTTTAACTTAAAGGCTCTTCAACAGTGGAATGAACTCAAATTCCATCCTTCCGTTACCTATATTGTTGGAGAAAACGGTGTAGGTAAATCAACGCTTATGGAGGCAATCGCGGTCGCGTGGGGTTTTAATCCAGAGGGTGGCACTAAAAATTTCAACTTTTCTACACAAGCCACGCATTCCTCGCTGCATGAGCATATTCGGTTGGTGAGAGGGGTTGAAAAACCGAGGGATGGCTTCTTTTTCCGGGCGGAGAGCTACTATAATGTGGCGACTCATATTGACGAGCTGGATCGAGAAGGAGGAGGGCGACCCATTCGGGATTCGTACGGGGGGAAGTCGCTGCATGAGCAGTCGCATGGCGAGTCTTTTTTTGCTGCATTTGTGCATCGGTTTGGAGGACAAGGATTGTATATTTTGGATGAGCCAGAGGCAGCGCTATCGCCTTTGCGTCAGATGGCCATGCTTGCCCGGATTCATGAGCTCGTGCAACAGGGATCACAGTTTATCATTTCTACCCATTCCCCCATCTTGATGTCTTATCCAGATTCGGTCCTGTATCATCTGACACATGAAGGGATCGACACACGGACGCTGGAGGAAACCGATCATTATATCATCACCAAACAATTTCTGAATAACAAGGAAAGGTTATTGCAGGAGCTATTCGAAGATTCACCATAA
- a CDS encoding nitroreductase family protein — translation MSSSRKNETLSVISERHAVKSYVKDFKMPEEDLEAILTAAVEAPSAWNLQHWKFLVIESEADKQKLLPIAYNQGQVAESSVTIAVLGDLEANRNAVIYDQAVEAGALPAEIRDALVGQINGAYQNPQVARDAAILNSALAAQNIMLAAKSLGYDTCAMGGFIPAQLIEQFNIPARYLPTMLISVGKAQVPARPSGRFPLSDVVVKGSF, via the coding sequence ATGTCGAGCAGCCGGAAAAATGAAACCTTATCTGTTATTAGTGAAAGACACGCGGTAAAAAGCTATGTAAAGGATTTTAAAATGCCAGAGGAAGATCTGGAAGCAATCTTGACTGCCGCGGTAGAAGCTCCTTCCGCATGGAACCTTCAACATTGGAAATTCCTCGTTATCGAAAGCGAAGCAGACAAACAAAAATTGTTGCCTATCGCCTACAACCAAGGTCAAGTAGCAGAGAGCTCTGTTACGATTGCCGTACTGGGTGATCTGGAAGCGAACCGTAATGCTGTCATTTATGATCAAGCGGTAGAAGCAGGAGCATTGCCAGCGGAAATCCGTGACGCATTGGTAGGACAAATCAATGGCGCGTACCAAAACCCGCAGGTAGCTCGCGATGCAGCGATTCTGAACTCTGCTCTTGCAGCACAAAACATTATGCTGGCTGCTAAATCTTTGGGCTACGATACTTGTGCAATGGGCGGATTTATTCCAGCACAATTGATCGAGCAATTCAATATTCCGGCACGTTACCTGCCGACCATGCTTATTAGTGTAGGTAAAGCACAAGTACCAGCACGTCCATCAGGACGTTTCCCACTGTCTGACGTTGTTGTAAAAGGCAGCTTCTAA
- a CDS encoding disulfide oxidoreductase → MIGSFKKTDIALFAAWVVACVATLGSLYLSEILGYEPCKLCWFQRILMYPLTLLLGIAYFRGDTKIRIYVMPLAIIGGAISAYHFIIQRIHAAAKAATQTSTACGRVSCEQDYLNWLDFITIPLLALIAFILIIVAMGYIIRQEKKSATGEVQATELA, encoded by the coding sequence ATGATCGGATCGTTTAAAAAAACGGATATTGCTTTATTTGCCGCCTGGGTAGTAGCTTGTGTGGCGACATTGGGCAGTCTGTATCTCAGCGAGATCTTGGGATATGAACCTTGTAAACTGTGCTGGTTTCAGCGTATTCTGATGTATCCCCTGACCCTTCTACTCGGAATCGCATATTTTCGAGGTGACACAAAAATACGGATTTACGTTATGCCGTTAGCTATCATTGGAGGTGCGATTTCGGCCTATCATTTTATCATTCAGCGTATCCATGCAGCCGCCAAAGCAGCCACGCAAACTTCGACGGCTTGCGGTAGAGTATCCTGTGAACAGGATTATCTGAACTGGCTGGATTTCATCACCATTCCTTTGCTTGCACTCATTGCTTTTATCCTTATTATTGTAGCGATGGGCTATATCATACGTCAGGAGAAAAAATCAGCTACGGGAGAGGTACAAGCAACAGAACTCGCATAA
- a CDS encoding CcdC family protein, which yields MFHISTPLLQYGATFGMILIAISAIFIRMKTGHRPINAKKIIIPPLGMSTGFMMFVVPEVRVPWLWALGAFLVGWFIFSYPLIRSTKFELQEGLVFVQRSRTFFFILISLLIVRLLLHEFIQHYITIPQTAGLFFILAFGTLLHWRLRMYFQYRQFVPDETEVRI from the coding sequence ATGTTTCATATCAGCACCCCATTGCTGCAATATGGCGCAACTTTCGGTATGATCTTAATCGCTATATCGGCTATTTTCATCCGTATGAAGACAGGTCATCGCCCGATTAATGCCAAAAAAATCATCATTCCTCCGCTCGGCATGAGCACCGGTTTTATGATGTTTGTGGTACCGGAAGTACGGGTTCCCTGGCTTTGGGCGCTGGGCGCTTTTCTGGTCGGCTGGTTTATTTTTTCCTACCCGTTGATCCGCAGCACTAAATTTGAGTTGCAAGAAGGGCTGGTTTTCGTGCAACGCTCACGCACCTTCTTTTTTATCCTGATCAGCCTACTGATCGTCCGATTGCTGCTGCATGAATTTATTCAGCATTACATTACCATTCCGCAAACAGCAGGGCTATTTTTCATCCTAGCCTTCGGGACCTTGTTACACTGGCGGCTTCGTATGTATTTTCAATATCGTCAGTTCGTTCCGGACGAGACGGAAGTCCGCATCTGA
- a CDS encoding sensor histidine kinase, whose protein sequence is MIRKISIKFLIGFFLIFSLSFVVLNQTVKEFIQTSNQNLVTSELVGLKNNSNVYVRQAFLINHFSSNELYFGEIAREIATNLNHTTDSSIGVYTVEGKLLYAPDSSIFQQQMQSDLQQAIDGNTAYSITYDRNKTTVLFSYPVVIDGSKVGILRFYKDFSSLYEQTGQIRQITLYIALAIFAAAFLFSYILSRHITIPLTRLTQASNEVKNGNLDIRLHFKRRDEIGRLAENFNDMIGQISRQIHIIEKDRDHLKQLHQQEKRFFDNITHELKTPLTSILGYAELIRLNGEKDRAFFDKGMNHIIEESRRLHAMVLKLLEVSRKNIMLQELERVDIGLILQDVCESMMIRSQRYKKTIEYEINEELIMLADRDRIRQMFINLIDNAIKYSLPFSAVSVKAVRAEEKIRLIFSNPSDPIEAEHLSRLLQPFYPAHSDSAEEGSVGLGLSIVKSIVEELAGSILITNEHNETIVTVEFKALETTGNGE, encoded by the coding sequence ATGATACGTAAAATCAGCATCAAATTTCTGATCGGTTTTTTTCTGATTTTCTCGCTTTCTTTTGTCGTGCTTAATCAGACAGTCAAGGAATTTATCCAGACAAGCAATCAGAATCTGGTTACCTCCGAACTCGTCGGACTGAAAAATAATAGCAATGTGTATGTACGCCAGGCTTTCCTGATTAACCATTTCAGCAGCAATGAGCTTTATTTTGGAGAAATCGCTAGGGAGATAGCCACTAATCTGAACCATACCACGGACAGCAGTATTGGCGTGTATACGGTGGAAGGCAAATTGCTTTATGCCCCAGACAGCTCCATATTTCAGCAGCAAATGCAAAGCGATCTGCAGCAAGCGATTGATGGCAATACAGCGTACAGCATTACTTATGATCGTAATAAGACGACTGTTCTTTTCTCCTATCCGGTTGTTATAGACGGTTCAAAGGTGGGCATACTGCGTTTTTACAAAGATTTCAGCTCACTTTACGAACAAACCGGACAGATTCGACAGATTACCCTCTATATTGCCCTAGCGATTTTTGCGGCAGCCTTTCTGTTTTCCTATATTCTTTCCAGGCATATTACCATCCCGCTGACCCGACTGACGCAGGCCTCCAACGAGGTAAAAAACGGAAATCTGGATATCCGCCTACATTTTAAACGCAGGGATGAAATTGGCCGACTGGCTGAGAATTTTAACGATATGATTGGTCAAATTAGCAGACAAATTCATATTATTGAGAAGGATCGAGACCATTTAAAGCAGCTTCACCAGCAGGAAAAGCGCTTTTTTGACAATATTACTCACGAACTGAAAACGCCGTTAACCTCTATTTTGGGATATGCGGAGCTGATCAGGCTTAACGGTGAGAAAGACCGTGCTTTTTTTGATAAAGGAATGAATCATATTATCGAGGAGAGCAGGCGCCTGCATGCGATGGTGCTAAAACTACTGGAAGTTTCACGCAAAAATATCATGCTTCAAGAGCTTGAACGGGTGGATATTGGGCTGATCCTGCAGGATGTGTGTGAATCAATGATGATCCGCTCTCAGCGCTATAAAAAAACCATTGAATATGAGATTAATGAGGAATTGATCATGTTGGCCGATCGGGACAGAATCAGACAGATGTTCATCAATTTGATAGATAATGCGATTAAATACAGTTTACCTTTTTCGGCAGTATCGGTAAAAGCGGTGCGGGCAGAAGAAAAGATTCGCTTGATCTTCAGCAATCCAAGCGATCCAATTGAAGCAGAACATCTGTCACGCCTATTACAGCCGTTTTATCCGGCTCATTCCGACAGCGCCGAAGAAGGCAGTGTAGGATTGGGACTCAGCATTGTGAAATCTATCGTTGAAGAACTTGCGGGTTCCATCTTAATTACAAATGAGCATAATGAAACTATCGTTACGGTAGAATTTAAAGCGCTGGAAACCACGGGGAACGGAGAATGA